A stretch of Lujinxingia sediminis DNA encodes these proteins:
- the xseA gene encoding exodeoxyribonuclease VII large subunit produces the protein MARMIDIEEQHSRLRISFPYDRELVAVVRTLPDRWYDKHTRSWLVPLEHLAFVISKLEAHHFKHSEDLRSYCADNQSQARELPAPALPTVPEGTLTVAQLNHQARLALRERFAEAVWLVGELQDFDKNRASGYRTFFFDLVERPYAGASEVARIKAVLFEDDRRRVEEALRQSALDVRLRDGLAVRVLVKIDLYPQNGRFQVIVQDVDPRYTAGELEMNRERAFRALEARGVAGLNLALPLPLCPLRVGLITSYESDAYNDFAHQLAQSGFGFALTVHHANVQGVHTEASVLRALRYFEARASDFDVVAIVRGGGSRSDLAYFDTEAIGEAVCRLPLKVICGVGHQRDVCLLDVISTSTKTPTAAADVLIEQVERFGATMEDRYARLARHATRQVERERQRLRVASAVLERDVTRGVERARLREARARDRVSAAVRRRVDKAARHTERAEERLARAVERRTDDARREVERASRGLSWHAVQARLRRRLDEIRDRQERLDRATRVTLMQARAKLEFAEEQRRLLDPARVLSRGFAIVRGPQGVVRGPGELEVGAHFEVELAGGRLTATRISDPDDVSTRVSSSPQSELPCGTPPEESP, from the coding sequence ATGGCGCGAATGATCGACATCGAGGAGCAGCATAGCCGGCTGCGCATCAGTTTCCCCTACGACCGGGAGCTCGTGGCGGTGGTGCGCACGCTTCCCGATCGCTGGTACGACAAACACACCCGCAGCTGGCTTGTTCCCCTGGAGCACCTGGCCTTTGTGATCAGCAAACTTGAGGCGCATCACTTCAAGCATAGCGAGGATTTGCGGTCATACTGCGCTGACAATCAGTCGCAGGCCCGGGAGCTTCCGGCGCCGGCGCTTCCCACGGTGCCCGAGGGCACACTGACGGTGGCTCAGCTCAATCATCAGGCGCGGCTGGCGTTGCGTGAGCGTTTTGCTGAGGCGGTCTGGCTTGTCGGTGAGTTGCAGGATTTTGATAAAAACCGAGCCAGCGGCTACCGCACGTTTTTCTTCGATCTTGTGGAGCGCCCCTATGCCGGGGCCAGCGAGGTGGCGCGGATTAAGGCGGTCCTCTTTGAGGATGATCGTCGTCGGGTGGAAGAGGCGTTGCGCCAGAGTGCGCTTGATGTGCGTCTGCGGGACGGGCTGGCGGTGCGGGTGCTGGTGAAGATCGATCTCTATCCGCAGAACGGACGGTTTCAGGTCATCGTTCAGGATGTTGACCCTCGCTACACCGCCGGTGAGCTGGAGATGAACCGGGAGCGGGCCTTTCGTGCGCTCGAGGCACGAGGGGTTGCGGGGCTGAACCTGGCATTGCCCTTGCCCTTGTGTCCGCTGCGCGTGGGCCTCATCACAAGTTATGAGAGCGACGCCTACAACGACTTCGCCCACCAGCTGGCGCAGAGCGGGTTTGGCTTTGCGTTGACCGTGCACCACGCCAACGTGCAGGGGGTGCACACCGAGGCTTCCGTGTTGCGGGCGCTGCGCTATTTTGAGGCGCGGGCTTCCGACTTCGATGTGGTGGCCATCGTGCGCGGAGGAGGCTCGCGCTCGGACCTGGCGTATTTCGACACCGAGGCCATTGGTGAGGCGGTATGCCGGCTTCCCCTGAAGGTGATCTGCGGGGTGGGGCATCAACGCGATGTATGCCTTTTGGATGTGATCAGCACCTCGACGAAGACGCCTACGGCTGCCGCGGACGTGCTCATCGAGCAGGTGGAGCGCTTTGGGGCGACGATGGAAGATCGCTACGCGAGGCTGGCGCGCCATGCCACCCGCCAGGTGGAGCGGGAGCGGCAGCGTTTGCGGGTTGCAAGCGCGGTGCTTGAGCGCGATGTGACACGCGGGGTGGAGCGCGCACGCCTGCGGGAGGCCCGGGCGCGTGACCGTGTCAGCGCTGCGGTGCGCCGCCGGGTCGACAAGGCCGCGCGCCACACAGAGCGTGCCGAGGAGCGGTTGGCCCGGGCAGTGGAGCGGCGCACAGACGATGCGCGCCGTGAGGTGGAGCGCGCTTCGCGTGGGCTTTCATGGCACGCGGTGCAGGCGCGCCTTCGGCGACGGCTCGATGAGATTCGCGATCGCCAGGAGCGCCTCGATCGTGCCACCCGAGTGACGCTCATGCAGGCGCGGGCGAAGCTGGAGTTTGCCGAGGAGCAACGTCGTTTGCTCGACCCGGCTCGTGTGCTCTCCCGGGGATTTGCGATCGTGCGCGGCCCTCAGGGCGTGGTGCGCGGACCGGGCGAGTTGGAGGTCGGCGCACATTTTGAGGTGGAACTCGCCGGCGGTCGACTGACCGCAACGCGCATTTCAGACCCCGATGATGTATCGACACGAGTTTCTTCATCGCCGCAGAGCGAACTGCCCTGCGGCACACCCCCTGAGGAGAGCCCATGA
- a CDS encoding S49 family peptidase: MSFMMLRAPFVIILNLLRLLLYMWRWLFFKLGRRLARRHQLWVRLNMGTRRAFGPAQGLAARFQRQESYLQLRDDVDRLARSPYVRGVVLVCDDFTEGAARTADLRELVLQLRQAGKRVVTHTHSLTGNDFDLACATDEVLLTPGGRLYLFGRRFEEIFAAELLEKVGVAAQFVHIGPFKTAAHRMIHAQSTAPQRLMMSQLLETLEQERLERQATSLELTPETLDATVSHMPLDARRAQVMGLVGPEIHRAQLVDYLEMGSQRGAFIPRPELAKRENEDEDEDTPQSEQPPAPAEDQPVDFRSANDWLDSDPGRFRPTPLFRRRERIAVMDLSGMIVMSSTELPGQSAASVEPSEVLPTLHALRRDPRVRAVVLHINSPGGSALASEILWEAIERLRREKPVIAYCSDIAASGGYYMAVACDRIICQPETLTGSIGVIAGKLALPGVFDNLHLHVEHRERHPVGRFQSLTAPLPEHALGNLQQDARAFYRMFLRRVGQARKLPRRQLHRYARGRVYTGRDALARGLVDELGGFNRAYQLACELAELSPDLAELHFASHRRVSLPALLRRQLRAELPALSTLDTLRTATALLRHERLLAICPLRPADPHLS, encoded by the coding sequence ATGAGTTTCATGATGCTGCGTGCGCCTTTTGTCATCATCTTAAATCTCCTGCGCCTGTTGCTTTATATGTGGCGCTGGCTTTTCTTTAAGCTGGGTCGACGGCTGGCGCGCCGACACCAACTCTGGGTGCGTCTGAACATGGGGACGCGCCGGGCCTTTGGCCCGGCTCAGGGGCTGGCCGCACGTTTCCAGCGCCAGGAATCCTACCTGCAACTTCGCGACGACGTCGACCGTCTCGCCAGATCTCCCTACGTCAGGGGCGTGGTGCTTGTCTGTGATGACTTCACCGAGGGGGCGGCGCGCACCGCCGATCTTCGCGAGCTTGTGCTGCAACTGCGACAGGCCGGAAAGCGCGTCGTCACCCACACCCACTCGCTGACGGGCAATGACTTCGACCTGGCCTGCGCCACCGATGAGGTGTTGCTCACCCCGGGGGGCCGTCTCTACCTCTTCGGACGTCGCTTCGAAGAGATCTTCGCTGCGGAGCTCTTAGAGAAGGTCGGTGTGGCCGCACAGTTCGTGCACATCGGTCCTTTCAAAACAGCCGCCCACCGCATGATTCACGCTCAGAGCACCGCGCCACAGCGCCTGATGATGTCTCAACTGCTCGAGACGTTGGAACAGGAGCGCCTGGAGCGTCAGGCCACCTCCCTCGAACTGACCCCGGAGACCCTGGATGCGACCGTGTCACACATGCCCCTCGACGCACGTCGCGCGCAGGTGATGGGCCTGGTCGGTCCCGAGATTCATCGCGCTCAGCTCGTCGACTACCTGGAAATGGGCTCTCAGCGAGGCGCCTTCATTCCTCGTCCCGAACTTGCCAAACGCGAAAACGAGGACGAGGACGAGGACACCCCTCAGAGCGAGCAGCCTCCCGCGCCCGCCGAGGACCAACCTGTTGATTTTCGCTCCGCCAACGACTGGCTGGACAGCGACCCGGGCCGCTTTCGCCCCACCCCACTCTTTCGACGCCGCGAACGCATCGCGGTGATGGATCTCTCCGGGATGATCGTGATGTCCTCAACCGAACTTCCCGGCCAATCGGCAGCCAGCGTGGAACCCTCCGAGGTCCTGCCAACACTCCACGCGTTGCGCCGCGACCCGCGTGTACGCGCGGTCGTTCTGCATATCAACTCGCCAGGCGGCAGCGCCCTGGCCAGCGAGATCCTCTGGGAGGCCATCGAGCGCCTGCGACGCGAAAAACCGGTCATCGCCTACTGCTCCGACATCGCCGCCAGCGGCGGCTACTACATGGCCGTGGCCTGCGATCGCATCATCTGCCAACCCGAAACACTGACGGGCTCCATCGGAGTCATCGCCGGGAAACTCGCGCTGCCCGGCGTTTTCGACAATCTTCACCTTCACGTGGAGCATCGCGAGCGCCACCCGGTCGGCCGCTTCCAAAGCCTGACAGCTCCGCTACCCGAACACGCACTTGGCAACCTGCAGCAAGACGCTCGCGCGTTCTATCGGATGTTCTTGCGACGCGTGGGCCAGGCCCGCAAGCTTCCCCGCCGACAGCTGCACCGCTACGCACGGGGGCGCGTGTACACCGGCCGCGACGCACTGGCCCGAGGCCTTGTCGACGAGCTCGGAGGCTTTAATCGCGCCTACCAGCTGGCCTGCGAACTCGCCGAGCTATCACCGGATCTGGCCGAATTGCACTTTGCCTCCCATCGTCGTGTCAGCCTGCCCGCGCTGCTGCGCCGACAACTGCGCGCCGAGCTCCCCGCCCTCTCCACCCTGGACACGCTGCGCACGGCCACGGCGCTGCTCCGACACGAACGGCTCCTCGCCATCTGCCCGCTTCGACCTGCCGACCCACACCTTTCTTGA
- a CDS encoding DUF368 domain-containing protein codes for MQRVLLYFKGVCMGIADIIPGVSGGTLALILGIYTELVNTIKGLNLRWVAPLGRWLTQGRKEEDRRALIAALETLNLVFLMVLGAGIATAIAVGGLVLPGLLERYPEVMRALFFGLILASVPVPFKMIEFRDGRMKAVAAVAVVVGVIVGWVLTNPATTFETQMTWKEVSSQEQTMRDVVREGPSAWAAEQVYWAPQNEALREAMGQAYPELDLAPPGAEAAQDKDAVKARSEAYEALSIPAGTPVQIPQPAPWYIFVVGMIAICAMILPGISGSYLLLILGGYFFVLNALKGVITGLASGSLPLNAAMYVGLFMAGAAVGILSFSRVLSWLLHRFTVPTLGVLVGLMLGCLRGIWPFRGMASGYVVNVLPAGINGTVIASIIAALVGAVLVTVLGKVGGAHQSGSLQG; via the coding sequence ATGCAGCGAGTGTTGCTCTATTTTAAAGGCGTATGCATGGGCATCGCCGACATCATTCCCGGAGTCAGCGGCGGGACGCTGGCCTTGATCTTGGGCATCTACACCGAGCTGGTCAATACGATAAAGGGGCTCAACCTTCGGTGGGTGGCGCCGCTGGGTCGGTGGCTAACGCAGGGGCGAAAGGAGGAGGACCGGCGCGCGCTTATTGCGGCTCTTGAAACACTTAATCTGGTCTTCTTGATGGTGCTCGGTGCTGGTATCGCCACTGCCATTGCCGTCGGGGGGCTGGTGCTTCCCGGGTTGTTGGAGCGCTATCCCGAGGTGATGCGAGCGCTCTTCTTCGGGCTGATCCTGGCAAGTGTGCCCGTGCCCTTTAAGATGATCGAGTTTCGCGACGGCCGCATGAAAGCCGTGGCCGCGGTCGCGGTGGTTGTGGGCGTGATCGTGGGGTGGGTGCTGACCAACCCGGCCACGACCTTTGAGACTCAGATGACCTGGAAGGAGGTTAGCTCTCAGGAGCAGACCATGCGTGATGTGGTGCGTGAGGGTCCCAGCGCCTGGGCAGCCGAGCAGGTCTACTGGGCGCCGCAGAATGAAGCGCTGCGTGAGGCCATGGGACAGGCCTATCCCGAGTTGGACCTCGCTCCTCCGGGGGCAGAGGCTGCGCAGGACAAAGATGCGGTGAAGGCGCGCAGCGAGGCGTATGAGGCGTTGAGCATTCCGGCCGGAACGCCCGTGCAGATCCCTCAGCCGGCGCCCTGGTACATCTTCGTGGTGGGGATGATCGCTATCTGCGCGATGATTCTTCCCGGGATCAGCGGCTCGTACCTCTTGTTGATTCTGGGCGGCTATTTCTTTGTGCTTAACGCGCTCAAAGGCGTCATCACGGGGCTGGCCTCGGGGAGTCTTCCGCTGAACGCGGCGATGTACGTCGGGCTCTTTATGGCCGGGGCGGCCGTCGGCATTTTGAGCTTCTCGCGGGTGTTAAGCTGGTTGTTGCACCGTTTTACCGTGCCTACGCTGGGAGTGTTGGTGGGGCTGATGCTGGGGTGTCTCAGGGGGATCTGGCCTTTTCGGGGGATGGCTTCGGGCTACGTCGTGAATGTTCTTCCGGCCGGCATCAATGGGACCGTGATCGCGTCGATCATCGCAGCTCTGGTGGGCGCGGTGTTGGTGACGGTGTTGGGCAAGGTGGGCGGGGCGCATCAATCGGGATCGTTGCAGGGTTGA
- a CDS encoding tetratricopeptide repeat protein, with product MTRRPPAPRLAAGALAATVAIALFSFGADSAPAQDGEARVSAVARAGQTKSTRQGALVQARQLLDQSTDAARHAALQCSTAARIREEARQALLWQKPEDATAALDKLLSAECGEPASALNLTHFQRAYLAYHQGDHATALTHLDALEGSTPVDDYVNYLRALNLSALERHQEAAQAYGSVYEAKDSPILWRARAAQAEALMAAELYEQAAPVLRQIADTFPDYPRRHIILYLQGRALEELDRPQDAARSYQLAWFEFPYKEEGEQALEHLNALRDQGVVIAELPREELLKRFRQLRVDKFWPLAHELLSGLLEKHATESGDSPFENEVMLEIGLNRYYGHQFEASLPYFEEARRRFEAGNEAGMGKRTLYRFHSFALARLGRFDEAIEALETLYRGEPARELLSALADFYEQHGRYPEALAAYDRLYSAHRKRGWHYTYLLYKSGKFNEAYDNLRRLADRSSGQNRAKYLYWTARTLERSGNAEEAALVFDDVAQAYPTSYYGLQAAGRLLDLRQRAGSDGGFVQAERVVESSDEVFDAFDEASFYGFRQAPDAYQDPRATPLSGAIAEEGPRRRTGTGPYYATPCNAEDDGCVTTPSMVAPGGGLAWNPGRPLLTPSQLLGVEPDTSRDELDDTDRDNISGLDDRNAPQARVPSGEVDFTRPASRMRYNAEARIYWGGRNGSDMAFVNYARGDMIGPVPDAITAYDDETHRGGLARAVEEAGELFPNLDRGRWLWQAGWTTEARRIIRDVSLEFRGISRRARAGSSPVELPYQRWGYYIDNRPPRKQAQLWGMKSDELRFPVATAASARRAQIARQQDIFDRRRRLDTVLVHAFQEVGDYHLVRRHALGNTWWLRRAPEGEARRYWMMAYPRAFPEKVIPLAKEHGVNPYMIWALMLVESSFNPDSLSRADALGLLQVIPRTGLKIAELFGDEDFGPYDLLEEDNAIAHGIFYFSRLVRKFHGQELFAFAGYNGGPHRVGAWLEMRGHQIPLDEFIEEIPYAEARGYAKKVLRFVNLYLRIYEDGQPLYVGQNIRQDYLEMPNF from the coding sequence ATGACTCGACGTCCCCCCGCCCCCCGGCTGGCTGCGGGAGCGCTGGCGGCTACCGTCGCGATCGCCCTTTTTAGTTTCGGCGCCGACTCCGCTCCCGCCCAGGATGGTGAAGCGCGTGTGAGCGCCGTGGCGCGCGCAGGCCAGACCAAGAGCACACGCCAGGGCGCGCTCGTCCAGGCCCGCCAGCTTCTCGATCAATCGACCGACGCAGCGAGGCACGCCGCGCTCCAATGCTCCACGGCCGCGCGCATCCGCGAGGAGGCCCGTCAGGCGCTGCTCTGGCAAAAGCCCGAAGATGCAACTGCCGCGCTCGACAAGCTGCTCAGCGCCGAATGCGGCGAGCCTGCCTCGGCGCTTAACCTGACCCACTTCCAACGTGCCTACCTTGCCTACCACCAGGGCGATCACGCCACTGCGCTCACCCATCTCGATGCGCTCGAAGGCAGCACGCCCGTCGACGACTACGTGAATTACCTGCGCGCACTTAACTTAAGCGCGCTGGAGCGTCACCAGGAGGCCGCCCAGGCCTATGGAAGCGTCTACGAAGCCAAAGACAGCCCCATACTCTGGCGAGCGCGTGCTGCCCAGGCGGAAGCCCTTATGGCTGCCGAGCTCTATGAGCAGGCCGCCCCGGTGCTCAGGCAGATCGCCGACACCTTCCCGGACTACCCGCGACGCCACATCATTCTCTATTTGCAAGGGCGCGCCCTCGAAGAACTCGACCGTCCACAGGACGCCGCCCGCTCCTACCAGCTGGCCTGGTTTGAGTTTCCTTATAAAGAAGAAGGTGAGCAGGCGCTTGAGCACCTCAATGCGCTGCGCGATCAGGGGGTCGTCATCGCGGAGCTCCCTCGCGAGGAGCTTCTCAAACGCTTCCGCCAACTTCGCGTCGACAAGTTCTGGCCGCTGGCCCACGAACTTCTGAGCGGCCTTCTGGAAAAACATGCGACCGAGAGCGGTGACTCGCCCTTTGAGAATGAGGTGATGCTCGAGATCGGGCTTAATCGCTACTACGGCCACCAATTTGAAGCCTCACTGCCCTACTTTGAAGAGGCGCGGCGGCGTTTTGAAGCCGGCAACGAAGCCGGAATGGGTAAGCGCACGCTCTACCGCTTCCACAGCTTCGCCCTGGCGCGTCTGGGTCGATTTGATGAAGCCATTGAAGCGCTTGAGACGCTTTACCGCGGCGAGCCCGCCCGGGAGCTTCTCAGCGCGCTTGCGGACTTCTACGAGCAGCACGGCCGCTACCCCGAAGCGCTCGCCGCCTACGATCGACTCTACAGCGCACATCGCAAACGTGGATGGCACTACACCTACCTGCTCTATAAGAGCGGCAAGTTTAATGAAGCCTACGACAACCTGCGACGTCTGGCAGACCGCTCCAGCGGCCAAAACCGCGCAAAATACCTCTACTGGACGGCGCGAACGCTGGAGCGCAGCGGCAACGCCGAAGAAGCCGCACTGGTCTTCGATGACGTAGCCCAGGCCTACCCCACGAGCTACTACGGACTTCAGGCCGCGGGACGCCTTCTCGACCTTCGCCAACGCGCCGGAAGCGATGGTGGCTTCGTCCAGGCCGAGCGGGTCGTCGAGAGCTCCGATGAGGTCTTCGATGCCTTTGACGAAGCCTCCTTCTACGGCTTCCGTCAGGCGCCGGACGCCTATCAAGATCCGCGCGCCACGCCCCTCTCCGGCGCGATCGCCGAAGAGGGCCCCCGGCGTCGTACCGGCACCGGGCCCTACTACGCCACACCTTGCAACGCGGAAGATGACGGCTGCGTAACAACGCCCTCGATGGTCGCCCCCGGTGGCGGACTCGCCTGGAACCCGGGCCGACCGCTCCTGACTCCCTCGCAACTCCTGGGGGTAGAGCCGGACACATCCCGCGATGAGCTCGACGACACCGACCGCGACAACATCTCCGGCCTCGACGACCGCAACGCCCCCCAGGCACGTGTTCCCTCCGGTGAGGTCGACTTTACTCGCCCCGCCAGCCGCATGCGTTACAACGCCGAAGCCCGCATCTACTGGGGAGGCCGCAACGGCTCGGACATGGCTTTTGTCAACTACGCCCGCGGCGATATGATCGGCCCGGTCCCTGACGCCATCACCGCCTACGACGATGAGACTCACCGCGGAGGCCTGGCCCGCGCGGTCGAAGAGGCCGGCGAACTCTTCCCCAACCTGGATCGTGGCCGCTGGCTCTGGCAAGCCGGCTGGACCACCGAGGCCCGTCGCATCATTCGTGACGTCAGCCTGGAGTTTCGCGGCATCTCGCGCCGCGCCCGCGCCGGATCGAGCCCCGTGGAGCTCCCCTACCAACGATGGGGCTACTACATCGATAACCGTCCGCCCCGAAAGCAGGCACAGCTCTGGGGCATGAAGTCCGATGAGCTGCGCTTCCCGGTGGCGACCGCCGCCTCGGCGCGACGTGCCCAGATCGCTCGCCAGCAGGATATCTTCGATCGCCGGCGCCGTCTTGATACCGTGCTGGTCCACGCATTCCAGGAGGTCGGTGACTACCACCTGGTCCGCCGCCACGCGCTCGGTAACACCTGGTGGCTGCGCCGCGCCCCCGAGGGCGAGGCCCGCCGCTACTGGATGATGGCCTACCCCCGCGCCTTCCCCGAAAAGGTCATCCCCCTTGCAAAAGAACACGGCGTCAACCCCTACATGATCTGGGCGTTGATGCTCGTTGAGAGCTCCTTTAACCCCGATTCATTGAGCCGCGCCGACGCCCTGGGACTCCTTCAGGTCATCCCGCGCACAGGCCTGAAGATCGCCGAGCTCTTCGGCGACGAAGACTTCGGCCCCTACGACCTGCTCGAAGAAGACAACGCCATTGCCCACGGCATCTTCTACTTCAGCCGGCTGGTGCGGAAGTTCCACGGTCAGGAGCTCTTTGCATTTGCCGGTTACAACGGCGGCCCTCACCGCGTGGGCGCCTGGCTGGAGATGCGCGGCCACCAGATCCCGCTTGATGAGTTCATCGAAGAGATCCCCTACGCAGAGGCCCGAGGTTACGCCAAAAAGGTGCTGCGCTTTGTGAACCTCTACCTGCGCATCTACGAAGATGGCCAGCCCCTCTACGTCGGCCAAAACATCCGCCAGGATTACCTGGAGATGCCCAACTTCTGA
- a CDS encoding GYF domain-containing protein — MKFYCDSCQTKYSIADEKVRGKVLKVRCKKCSHIITVREASRPTAAAPSAAPGPRTVAWHYAINGQSFGPMAEEVLRQKIASGEVGDAAYLWNETFSDWKPLRSVAEFSAALEQAHAVKPSPRTIGVKEALSAISVPENTGMELGAEPSFTEAEPSEAEDDATVVDLNRSELLKAAAARQAESADKAVAGFKASLEPTGQSERKDRLAKLRERLHLDEGEDDAATEPAIDSEDSQPQGGVDLALGDTLDAGEPSSAPVSSPTSEHDGLFGGFDAPSALAPANSRPQQQAQESDAGQEQPTDAVPFFPSAPKLGDAKANSSSRLEEVTGSLLIQLNSIKKDSRKRMIFFGAAALVLVCVVGGIGYVVATSESVEVAETAPKVRFDNLGQAPKFNKYSKEQTARATSMFVIEEDIVISREDGRAAFEQEEEARKAGKSSDEIRREQIARAESNPRLLPKIDANALRFEGGSTDGAQIGRGASNSGINRDGVGATAGGFEVGGLAGAAEAGAADDRFQRMASLKTESNREIYRPHADLEAGRKAKGPQGLAPEEVAQGFRTVSQSIGLCRERHMWRGGTIDARRIHLTLQVLNTGRIGRIKLEPDSLEGTEFSRCMNTHRDRWSFPSFNGEPIEVRAPFVLQ, encoded by the coding sequence ATGAAGTTCTACTGCGACAGTTGCCAGACCAAGTACTCGATCGCCGATGAGAAGGTTCGAGGCAAGGTTCTGAAGGTGCGCTGCAAGAAGTGCAGCCACATTATCACGGTACGCGAGGCAAGTCGGCCTACGGCTGCGGCTCCGTCAGCGGCACCGGGTCCGCGTACGGTGGCCTGGCATTATGCCATCAATGGTCAGTCATTTGGGCCGATGGCAGAGGAAGTGCTTCGCCAGAAAATCGCCTCGGGTGAGGTGGGTGACGCGGCGTACCTCTGGAATGAGACGTTCAGTGACTGGAAGCCGTTGCGCTCGGTCGCTGAATTTTCCGCTGCGCTTGAGCAGGCCCACGCCGTCAAGCCCTCGCCGCGCACCATCGGAGTGAAGGAAGCGCTCAGTGCGATCAGCGTGCCTGAAAATACAGGTATGGAGCTGGGGGCCGAGCCCAGCTTCACCGAGGCGGAGCCCAGTGAGGCTGAAGACGACGCGACGGTCGTCGATCTGAACCGCTCCGAGCTGCTCAAAGCGGCTGCAGCGCGTCAGGCTGAGAGCGCCGACAAGGCGGTGGCAGGCTTCAAGGCGAGCCTGGAACCGACGGGGCAATCCGAACGCAAAGATCGGTTGGCGAAACTTCGCGAGCGCCTGCATCTCGATGAAGGCGAAGATGATGCGGCGACCGAGCCGGCCATCGACAGCGAGGATTCGCAGCCCCAGGGTGGTGTGGATCTCGCCCTGGGGGACACGCTCGATGCGGGCGAGCCATCGTCGGCTCCAGTGAGCTCGCCGACCTCCGAGCACGACGGTCTTTTTGGCGGATTTGATGCGCCGAGTGCTCTAGCGCCGGCGAACTCCCGGCCTCAGCAACAGGCCCAGGAGAGCGACGCGGGGCAGGAACAGCCCACCGACGCGGTGCCCTTCTTCCCCAGCGCGCCGAAGCTCGGTGACGCCAAAGCGAACTCGTCGAGCCGCCTTGAGGAGGTGACCGGGAGTCTGTTGATCCAGCTCAACTCCATCAAAAAGGACAGCCGCAAACGCATGATCTTCTTCGGGGCGGCTGCGCTCGTGCTGGTATGCGTGGTGGGGGGAATTGGTTATGTGGTGGCCACCTCGGAGTCTGTGGAGGTCGCGGAGACCGCTCCGAAGGTTCGTTTCGATAACCTGGGTCAGGCTCCGAAGTTCAATAAGTACTCCAAAGAGCAAACCGCTCGCGCCACCAGTATGTTTGTGATCGAAGAAGACATCGTGATCTCGCGCGAAGATGGACGGGCAGCCTTTGAGCAGGAAGAAGAGGCGCGTAAGGCCGGGAAGAGCTCCGACGAGATTCGACGCGAGCAGATTGCGCGTGCCGAGAGTAACCCGCGGCTTCTTCCGAAGATCGACGCCAACGCATTGCGCTTTGAGGGTGGCTCCACCGACGGGGCGCAGATTGGCCGAGGGGCATCCAACTCGGGGATCAACCGCGACGGCGTGGGGGCAACCGCCGGTGGCTTTGAGGTTGGCGGATTGGCAGGGGCTGCGGAGGCTGGTGCCGCCGATGACCGTTTTCAGCGGATGGCTTCGCTGAAGACCGAGTCGAATCGGGAGATCTACCGTCCGCATGCGGATCTGGAGGCCGGGCGTAAGGCAAAAGGGCCGCAGGGGCTAGCCCCGGAGGAGGTTGCCCAGGGGTTTCGGACCGTTTCGCAGAGTATCGGGTTGTGCCGCGAGCGCCATATGTGGCGCGGCGGCACCATTGATGCGCGACGCATTCACCTGACGCTTCAGGTTCTCAATACCGGGCGCATCGGGCGGATCAAGCTGGAGCCGGATTCGCTGGAAGGCACTGAGTTTAGCCGGTGTATGAACACGCACCGCGATCGGTGGAGTTTTCCCAGCTTTAACGGCGAGCCTATCGAAGTTCGCGCGCCCTTTGTGCTGCAGTGA
- the xseB gene encoding exodeoxyribonuclease VII small subunit translates to MNEFTTPPDESLSYGEAMEELNRILAAIEGDAVDLDELGERVARAAELIRMCREKIDQTEFQVRTIIEELDGRDEG, encoded by the coding sequence ATGAACGAGTTTACAACGCCCCCAGACGAGAGCCTCAGCTACGGTGAGGCCATGGAGGAACTCAACCGAATTCTTGCGGCGATCGAGGGCGATGCTGTCGATCTCGATGAGCTTGGCGAGCGGGTGGCCCGCGCCGCCGAGCTCATTCGCATGTGCCGCGAGAAGATCGATCAGACCGAGTTTCAGGTCCGAACGATCATCGAAGAGCTCGACGGGCGTGACGAGGGCTGA
- a CDS encoding RrF2 family transcriptional regulator: MEISARTMYGLRALVTLAGARSCEPMSIQTIADEEGLPGKFLEGIMADLKRGGFVRSKRGANGGYMLARPASEITLLSVIRHLDGPVAPLGYEDRTGAAEGEFTERQRAFGPVWCEVRDATIRVLERYTIQSIADSVPELRLEDFRPIYQI, from the coding sequence ATGGAGATCAGCGCACGTACGATGTACGGGCTTCGCGCCCTGGTGACCCTTGCGGGGGCGCGAAGTTGCGAGCCCATGAGCATTCAGACCATCGCCGACGAGGAGGGGCTTCCGGGGAAGTTTCTGGAGGGGATTATGGCGGATCTGAAGCGCGGCGGGTTTGTGCGCAGCAAAAGGGGGGCGAATGGCGGCTACATGCTGGCCAGACCGGCGAGTGAGATCACGCTGCTCAGCGTGATCCGTCACCTTGACGGTCCAGTCGCACCCCTGGGCTATGAAGATCGTACGGGGGCGGCCGAGGGGGAGTTTACCGAGCGTCAGCGGGCTTTTGGGCCGGTATGGTGTGAGGTGCGCGATGCGACGATTCGGGTGCTGGAGCGCTACACGATTCAGTCGATCGCCGATAGTGTGCCCGAGCTGCGTCTGGAGGATTTTCGTCCTATCTACCAGATTTGA
- a CDS encoding DUF465 domain-containing protein yields the protein MSDDPRSLDELRAQHLELKERLQALEKLRSLSPEEQFEARVIKKRKLALKDAMRTLEAQES from the coding sequence ATGTCCGATGACCCCCGTTCGCTCGACGAGCTTCGCGCTCAACACCTCGAGCTCAAGGAGCGACTTCAGGCACTCGAGAAACTGCGATCGCTCTCCCCCGAAGAACAGTTCGAAGCACGCGTTATCAAGAAGCGAAAACTCGCCCTCAAAGACGCCATGCGCACCCTCGAAGCCCAAGAGAGCTAA